The uncultured Campylobacter sp. nucleotide sequence TTGTCGATAAGCTCTGCATGCGAGTTCATAAAGCTCTTTTTCGCAGGAGCAGGCAACAAGCGCTCTTTTTTAAGTAGTGGCAAGTCAAATCTAGGCGACATAGAGCTTTGCGTATCTTTTCGCATCTTAAAGCCACAGCTAAGAAACACGTATCCAAGCGCTGCTGCTAGATCCAGCGCTTTACGGTGCCCGAGCAGCCAAAACGCAGCTTTTTTGTACCACGCGATGCCAAATTTTTCCGCAATGCGCGCGCGAACATTCTCGATTGCCGTATCTATGGGCAAAGACTCGCCGCAAATATCTACGCAGTTGGTGCATAAAAAGCAGCTTTCAAAAATTTTCTTAGTGTTTTTATCAAGCTTTAGCTCATTTCTGCCGTAAGCGCCCAAAAGATCCACAAATCCGCGTGGGCTCGTTACTTCATCGCCGTTAATGCCATGAATCGTGCAGACTTGGATGCATTTACCACATTTTACGCAACGCTCGCTAAGTGCCGCAAAATCGAACGCTCCAAGCTTTGCCCTACTCATAGCCGCGCCGCTTAAACAGTTTTAGAAAAGCGCTTCTCGCCCAAATTTTTAACCATATACTCATCAAAACACATCGCGATATTGCGAATCAAAAGCGTGCCGGTAGGCGTTACGGAAATTCTATGCGGCGAGACTTGTACGAAATCCTTTAGCGCCTCAAGCTGCTTTAGGCTCGCGCCGAAATGCTCGAAAAATTTTATCTTAAATTTCTCCTCGATCGCCTCTATATCGACGCAAAAATTACTCATCAGCCCCATAATCACCTCTTTGCGCAGCAGATCCTCTTCATTTAGCAAAACGCCCCTGTAATACGGCAGCCTGCCCGCATCGATCGCGGCTTCATATGCGTCCATATCTTTGAAATTTTGCGCGTAGTGGCGCGCGCCCTCGCCGATGCTAGTCAGCCCGATACCGATCAGATCGGCGCCGCCCTTGGTCGTATAGCCCTGGAAATTACGGTGCAGCGAGCCGTTTTTAAGCGCGGCATGAAGCTCATCGGCGGGCTTTGAGTAGTGATCCATGCCGATCATCTCATATCCGTTCGCGCTTAAAAAATCGTGTGTAAGCTTTAAAATTTCAAGCTTTACTTTCGGCTCGGGCAGGGTCGTCTCGTCAAATTTACGCATAGATTTTTTGATCCACGGCACGTGCGCGTAGTTAAAGATCGCAAAGCGGTCCGGATCAAGCGAAAGCGCAAGCTCCAGCGTGCGTTTAAAGCTAGCTAGGCTCTGATACGGAAGACCGTAAATGAGATCCATATTTATCGATTTTATCCCTCTCTCGCGCGCCATAGCTATGACGTCCCTCGTAAGCTCGAAAGGCTGGATGCGGTGGATCTCCTTTTGCACGCGCTCGTCGAAGTCCTGCACGCCGTAGCTGATGCGGTTAAAGCCGTTTGAAACAAGCACGTCAAGCTGCTCGGCGTTTAAAAACCGCGGATCGATCTCACAGCTAATTTCGGCTTCGGGGCTGAAATTTTTAAAATATTTTTTGATATTTTTTATGTGGCGCGCGAGCTGTTCGGCGCTAAAATACGTAGGCGTACCGCCGCCGAAGTGCATCTGCACGACTTGCCGCGAACCGTCCACTACGCCGCTTAAAATTTGCATCTCGCGCTCGATATAGTCCAAATACCGATCCATCTTGTCGCGCTTGCCGGTGTAGATTACGTTGCAGCCGCAAAAATAACAGGCGGAGCGGCAAAACGGCATGTGAAAGTAAAGCGACAGCGGCGTGGAGCTTTTTTGATTTTTTAGCTCGTTCAAATACCCGTCGTAGTTGAAGCTTTCGCTAAATTCCAAAGCGGTCGGATAGCTCGTGTAGCGCGGTCCCGGGCGCGAAAATTTCGCATAAGCGTCGAAGTCTATGCTATTCACGGCCGCCCGCCTTGGTTTTGATAAGCTCTTCGATGTCGATAAAAAGGTTCGGATGCAAGCTTTTTACGCGCGAGACGACGGCATCGACGTCTAGGCTTAATCTTTTCGCACTCGGATCTGCGCCCGTTAGCCTTCTGATCTCGTCCATACACACGATCCACGCGTCGCCGAAATCTACCGGCGTATGCTGCAAGATCGAGCGCTCAAGCTTGAGGTTAAAATTTTCCTGCATCGCGTTTTTGGTCGCAGCGATGAGATTTGCAAGCGATTTTATCGAGATCATCGTATGCACTTCGTTATTTTCGTCGATGCCGAACCACGGCTCCTCGTCGCTCCACGAGCCGCTTTTTAAAGTGAGTTTTTTCTCGTTGTCCTCGCCCTGCGAAATTTCAAAAACCGTCCTTTTCGAGCTATCTAACCCAAAAAATTCGCTCGCTTTGTCGATCTTTTTTAGCGCTTTCTCTTTTTCTTCCATGCTTTCTCCTAAAATTATCTTTTTTGATCCAGCCAGACCATGACGCCCTTTTGCGCGTGCAGGCGATTTTCCGCCTCTGCAAAAATTTCATCCGCGTGCGCT carries:
- the hemN gene encoding oxygen-independent coproporphyrinogen III oxidase, which encodes MNSIDFDAYAKFSRPGPRYTSYPTALEFSESFNYDGYLNELKNQKSSTPLSLYFHMPFCRSACYFCGCNVIYTGKRDKMDRYLDYIEREMQILSGVVDGSRQVVQMHFGGGTPTYFSAEQLARHIKNIKKYFKNFSPEAEISCEIDPRFLNAEQLDVLVSNGFNRISYGVQDFDERVQKEIHRIQPFELTRDVIAMARERGIKSINMDLIYGLPYQSLASFKRTLELALSLDPDRFAIFNYAHVPWIKKSMRKFDETTLPEPKVKLEILKLTHDFLSANGYEMIGMDHYSKPADELHAALKNGSLHRNFQGYTTKGGADLIGIGLTSIGEGARHYAQNFKDMDAYEAAIDAGRLPYYRGVLLNEEDLLRKEVIMGLMSNFCVDIEAIEEKFKIKFFEHFGASLKQLEALKDFVQVSPHRISVTPTGTLLIRNIAMCFDEYMVKNLGEKRFSKTV
- a CDS encoding DUF2603 domain-containing protein yields the protein MEEKEKALKKIDKASEFFGLDSSKRTVFEISQGEDNEKKLTLKSGSWSDEEPWFGIDENNEVHTMISIKSLANLIAATKNAMQENFNLKLERSILQHTPVDFGDAWIVCMDEIRRLTGADPSAKRLSLDVDAVVSRVKSLHPNLFIDIEELIKTKAGGRE